A part of Rhinoderma darwinii isolate aRhiDar2 chromosome 1, aRhiDar2.hap1, whole genome shotgun sequence genomic DNA contains:
- the LOC142670730 gene encoding uncharacterized protein LOC142670730: MVSINYKVEDEDIMQQSSGENLITLNVRRGHHSRDLSYNATILEEPSPDQSQILTASTAQKGGKRFQCGKRVTKISGHCTNRRICTGMKPYSCSECGNCFTRKSSLVQHERVHTGEKPYSCSECRKCFTYKSDRVVHERIHTGEKPYSCSECGKCFITQGTLRAHQRSHTGEQPYSCSECGKCFTAKSSLVKHERIHTGEKPYSCSECRKCFTYKSHLVIHERIHTGEKPYSCSECGKCFTDISSLAKHRRIHTGEKPYSCSECGKYFTTKGTLRAHQRSHTG; encoded by the coding sequence ATGGTATCgataaattataaagtagaagatgaagatatcatgcaacagtcttcaggagaaaacctcattacccttaatgtacGTCGAGGACATCACAGTAGAGATCTATCATATAATGCCACTATTCTAGAGgaaccttctcctgaccaatcacagataCTTACCGCAAGTACAGCTCAGAAAGGGGGCaaaaggtttcaatgtggtaaacGGGTCACAAAAATCTCAGGTCATTGTACAAACAGAAGAATTTGCACAGGAATGAAgccttattcatgttcagaatgtgggaattgTTTTACacgtaaatcaagtcttgttcaaCATGAGAgggttcacacaggagagaaaccatattcatgttcagaatgtaggAAATGTTTTACCTATAAATCAGATCGTGttgtacatgagagaattcacacaggagagaaaccatattcctgttcagaatgtgggaaatgttttattactcaaGGCACACTTCGGgctcatcagagaagtcacacaggggagcagccgtattcatgttcagaatgtgggaaatgttttacagctaaatcaagtcttgttaaacatgagagaattcacacaggagagaaaccatattcatgttcagaatgtaggaaatgttttacctataaatcacatcttgttatacatgagagaattcacacaggggagaagccgtattcatgttcagaatgtgggaaatgttttacagatatatCAAGTCTAGCTAAGCAtaggagaattcacacaggagagaagccgtattcatgttcagaatgtgggaaatattttacTACTAAAGGCACACTTAGGgctcatcagagaagtcacacagggtag
- the LOC142698778 gene encoding oocyte zinc finger protein XlCOF29-like has translation MDKDRNEMSRRILDFTLEIIYLLSGEEYTIVKKTSGDCATPIIHESGGWSSSQSPITEPPPHSRIHEKKILELIYKMTELLTGEVTLLGMLGNSTVTALEVSG, from the exons atggacaaggacaggaatgagatgagcagaagaatattagacttcaccttggagatcatctacctgttgagcggagag gagtacacaatagtgaagaagacatcaggTGACTgtgcgactcccatcatccatgagtcaggaggatggagcagtagtcagagccccatcacagagcctccccctcactcgcggatacatgagaagaagatcttagaactgatctacaagatgactgagctgctgactggagaggtgacactgctgggaatgctgggaaattctacagtaacagcactggaggtgtctgggtga